In a genomic window of Bacteroidota bacterium:
- a CDS encoding GH3 auxin-responsive promoter family protein, producing the protein MAIFGSLLSWYFRRRMQQVEYAMTHAAEVQHQTFKSLIEQAQNTAWGRLYDYKSIHTPEEYARRVPVSTYEELKPFIERTMRGEQNVLWPSEIRWFAKSSGTTNDKSKFIPVSYEALEDCHFQGGRDVLTVYCHNHPETKIFAGKGLVIGGSHKVNNYNDSSNFGDLSAVIMANLPFWVNFLRTPDLSIALMDEWEEKIEKLALATVNEDVTNISGVPTWTVVLMNRLFEMTGRKDMTEIWPNLELYIHGGVSFVPYREQFKKLIPSSSMNYLETYNASEGFFGLQAESGRDDMLLMTNYGIYYEFIKQEELYTTDNPKTYTLAEVEAGQNYAMLISTNAGLWRYLVGDTVRFTSVNPYRFKISGRTKLFINAFGEELMIDNAEMAMAEACRHTNAVLRDYTAAPIYFTEEDGQSAGHEWLVEFEKAPENPQEFKAILDNTLKTLNSDYEAKRYKDIALKPPKVHLMEPGVFHNWLKTKGKLGGQHKVPRLSNDRKIVDEILALQNV; encoded by the coding sequence ATGGCAATATTCGGTTCACTACTTTCTTGGTATTTCCGCCGCCGGATGCAGCAGGTTGAGTATGCTATGACCCATGCCGCCGAAGTACAGCACCAAACGTTTAAAAGCCTTATTGAGCAGGCACAAAACACTGCTTGGGGGCGCTTGTATGATTACAAAAGCATCCACACCCCCGAAGAGTATGCCCGCCGTGTTCCTGTGAGCACTTACGAGGAGCTGAAGCCCTTTATTGAACGCACGATGAGAGGCGAACAAAATGTGCTTTGGCCCAGTGAAATACGATGGTTTGCCAAATCATCGGGTACTACGAATGATAAAAGCAAGTTTATCCCTGTGAGTTACGAAGCACTTGAGGATTGCCATTTTCAGGGCGGTAGGGATGTGCTTACGGTGTATTGCCATAACCACCCCGAAACGAAAATTTTTGCGGGCAAGGGCTTGGTAATCGGTGGTAGCCACAAGGTAAACAACTATAATGATAGCAGCAATTTTGGCGACCTTAGTGCAGTGATAATGGCCAATTTGCCCTTTTGGGTGAATTTTTTGAGAACGCCTGATTTGTCAATCGCACTGATGGATGAGTGGGAAGAGAAGATTGAAAAATTGGCCTTAGCAACGGTTAACGAAGATGTAACAAATATTTCGGGCGTGCCCACATGGACGGTGGTGTTGATGAACCGTTTGTTTGAAATGACTGGCCGAAAGGATATGACGGAGATTTGGCCTAATCTTGAACTATACATACACGGCGGGGTGAGCTTTGTGCCTTACCGCGAGCAGTTTAAAAAACTGATACCGTCGTCGAGTATGAACTACTTGGAGACTTACAATGCCTCGGAAGGTTTCTTTGGTTTACAGGCAGAGAGCGGCAGGGATGATATGCTGCTAATGACCAACTACGGCATTTACTACGAGTTTATTAAGCAAGAAGAATTATATACTACTGATAACCCCAAAACCTATACATTGGCCGAGGTGGAAGCAGGGCAAAACTATGCCATGCTAATCAGTACCAATGCCGGCTTATGGAGATATTTGGTGGGCGATACGGTTAGGTTTACTTCGGTAAATCCTTACCGTTTTAAAATATCAGGCCGCACCAAATTGTTTATTAATGCCTTTGGTGAGGAGTTGATGATTGACAATGCCGAGATGGCAATGGCTGAGGCTTGCAGGCATACCAACGCGGTATTGCGTGATTATACTGCCGCCCCTATTTACTTTACAGAAGAAGACGGCCAAAGTGCCGGCCACGAGTGGCTGGTGGAGTTTGAAAAAGCCCCCGAAAACCCTCAGGAGTTTAAGGCCATTTTAGACAATACGTTGAAGACGTTGAACTCTGACTACGAAGCAAAACGATACAAGGATATTGCTTTGAAACCCCCAAAAGTACATTTAATGGAACCGGGAGTTTTTCATAACTGGCTAAAAACAAAAGGCAAGCTGGGCGGTCAGCATAAAGTACCCCGCCTAAGCAACGACCGCAAAATTGTTGACGAAATTTTAGCCCTGCAAAACGTATAA
- a CDS encoding cysteine--tRNA ligase, with translation MEPLKLYNTYTRRLEEFEPINGPFVGLYVCGPTVYGPPHLGHSRGPITFDVLHRYLIHRGYKVRYVRNVTDVGHLVDDGDEGEDKIAKKARLEKLEPMEIAQLYTNSYREAIGRLNIIPPSIEPLASGHIPEQIAMIAKIMEQGLAYESNGSVYFDVIKYAETYDYGKLSGRVLEDLIAGAGNAARELEGQDEKRNPNDFALWKKAAPEHIMRWDSPWSVGFPGWHIECSAMSNKYLGQEFDIHGGGMDLLFPHHESEIAQSTACHHKQPAKYWLHHNMITVNGQKMAKSLGNGINMMDLYDGTNHLLEKPYSPMTLKFFVLQAHYRSTLDFSNEALQAAEKGLVRLFSAYKLIDGLRTHEVSTFETGGNSNINALLMKCYEAMNQDLHTPSVISILFEGVNIINSVANVAGQSITEADKTLLKQLFDTFLVDVLGLKEEEKGSDGLVEDLMQLIITLRKEARDKKDFATSDIIRDRLKEAGVQLKDGKEGTTFSVEN, from the coding sequence ATGGAACCACTAAAATTATACAACACCTACACTCGCCGGCTCGAAGAGTTTGAACCTATTAATGGCCCTTTTGTTGGATTGTATGTGTGTGGTCCTACCGTGTATGGCCCTCCGCATTTGGGGCACTCACGCGGTCCTATCACCTTTGATGTACTGCATCGCTACTTGATACACAGGGGCTACAAAGTGCGCTACGTGCGCAACGTTACCGATGTGGGTCACTTGGTGGATGATGGCGACGAAGGCGAGGATAAAATTGCCAAAAAGGCACGCCTTGAGAAGCTGGAGCCTATGGAAATAGCCCAGTTATATACCAACAGTTACCGCGAGGCCATAGGCCGTTTGAATATTATACCCCCCAGTATCGAGCCACTGGCATCGGGGCATATACCCGAGCAAATAGCCATGATTGCTAAGATTATGGAGCAAGGCTTGGCGTATGAGTCAAACGGGTCGGTGTATTTTGATGTAATAAAATACGCCGAAACCTACGACTATGGTAAACTCAGCGGACGTGTTTTGGAAGACCTGATAGCAGGTGCCGGCAATGCCGCTCGCGAGTTGGAAGGACAGGACGAGAAACGTAACCCCAATGATTTTGCCCTTTGGAAAAAGGCCGCCCCTGAGCACATTATGCGCTGGGATTCACCGTGGAGCGTTGGTTTCCCCGGTTGGCACATCGAGTGCTCGGCCATGAGTAATAAATATTTAGGGCAAGAGTTTGATATACACGGCGGCGGGATGGATTTACTATTCCCCCACCACGAGAGCGAAATAGCCCAAAGCACCGCTTGCCACCACAAGCAGCCTGCAAAATACTGGTTGCACCACAACATGATTACGGTAAACGGCCAAAAGATGGCTAAATCGTTGGGCAATGGCATCAACATGATGGATTTGTACGACGGCACCAACCATTTGCTTGAAAAACCGTACAGCCCCATGACGCTGAAATTTTTTGTGTTGCAGGCTCACTACCGAAGCACTTTAGATTTTAGCAACGAAGCGTTACAAGCCGCCGAGAAAGGGCTTGTTCGTTTATTCAGTGCATATAAGCTAATAGACGGTCTGAGAACTCATGAAGTCTCAACATTTGAGACTGGAGGTAATAGCAATATCAACGCTCTTCTGATGAAATGTTACGAAGCAATGAATCAAGACCTTCATACCCCATCTGTAATTTCTATTTTGTTTGAGGGTGTGAACATCATTAATTCTGTTGCGAATGTTGCAGGCCAATCCATAACCGAAGCAGACAAGACCTTGCTAAAGCAATTGTTTGATACGTTTTTGGTAGATGTATTGGGCTTGAAAGAAGAAGAAAAAGGAAGCGACGGCTTGGTAGAGGATTTGATGCAATTGATTATTACCCTGCGCAAAGAAGCAAGAGATAAGAAAGATTTTGCTACCAGCGATATTATTCGCGACCGATTGAAAGAAGCAGGCGTGCAACTAAAAGACGGCAAAGAAGGCACTACGTTTAGTGTTGAAAATTAA
- a CDS encoding M28 family peptidase produces the protein MKPLVYITVATLVFAACKSDTNGKKGNGTDTTTKTTPAQPVAAPAFSGDTALMFVQKQVDFGPRVPGTAAHAKCAQYLYSELKKYADNVILQQGQAVTADKTNITIKNIIGEFNPTATNRILLFAHWDTRPWADEDTKDQNKPILGANDGGSGVGVLLEVARQLSIKKPTWGVDIIFFDAEDWGKSEVENSYCLGSQYWGKNLHKAGYKANYGILLDMVGAPNATFLLEGYSKQTAPDVLRKVWDAAGGLNHYNHFLYTEYGGIIDDHYYVNRATGIPCIDIIHVKPSGGFGDFWHTHNDDMDVVNKNTLQAVGETLLHVVYNEK, from the coding sequence ATGAAACCACTGGTATACATAACAGTCGCTACACTTGTTTTTGCCGCGTGTAAATCTGATACAAACGGAAAAAAAGGCAATGGTACCGATACAACCACCAAAACTACTCCCGCACAACCGGTGGCTGCCCCTGCATTTAGCGGCGATACAGCCCTTATGTTTGTGCAAAAGCAGGTAGATTTTGGTCCGCGTGTGCCCGGCACGGCTGCCCATGCCAAGTGCGCCCAATACCTGTACAGCGAACTGAAAAAGTATGCCGATAACGTTATCCTGCAACAAGGGCAGGCGGTTACGGCGGATAAAACCAACATCACCATTAAAAATATTATTGGCGAGTTTAACCCTACGGCAACTAACCGCATTTTGTTGTTTGCACACTGGGATACCCGTCCGTGGGCGGATGAAGATACCAAAGACCAAAACAAACCCATTTTGGGTGCCAACGATGGCGGCAGCGGGGTAGGGGTATTGTTAGAAGTAGCCCGCCAACTAAGTATTAAAAAACCTACTTGGGGCGTTGATATTATCTTTTTTGATGCCGAAGATTGGGGCAAATCAGAAGTTGAGAACTCGTACTGTTTAGGCTCGCAATATTGGGGTAAAAACCTGCACAAAGCCGGATACAAAGCCAACTACGGTATATTGTTGGATATGGTGGGCGCGCCCAACGCTACTTTCTTGTTAGAAGGATATTCAAAACAAACCGCCCCCGATGTGTTGCGCAAAGTATGGGATGCAGCAGGCGGTCTTAACCATTATAACCACTTTTTGTACACTGAATACGGTGGAATTATTGACGACCATTATTACGTAAACCGCGCTACAGGAATACCCTGTATCGATATTATACACGTGAAACCCAGCGGTGGGTTTGGCGATTTTTGGCATACCCACAACGACGATATGGACGTTGTAAATAAAAACACCTTGCAGGCAGTAGGAGAAACACTATTGCACGTGGTGTACAACGAAAAATAA
- the rsmA gene encoding 16S rRNA (adenine(1518)-N(6)/adenine(1519)-N(6))-dimethyltransferase RsmA, with product MTVAPKKHLGQHFLKDENIARNIAQSLSGEGYKQVLEVGPGMGVLTQFLLQDTRFETWCIEIDTESVAYLKQHYPQLQGRLLEEDFLKIHLQKYLTEPFALAGNFPYNISSQIIFKMLDNRHQIPELVGMFQKEVAERFNAKPRTKAYGILSVLLQTYYDTEYLFTVHEHVFNPPPKVKSGVVRIVRNQRQQLECDESLFKDVIKTAFNQRRKTMRNSLKKFNLPDEVFVNTDFAKLRPEELNVQEFITLTRLVQEHRRA from the coding sequence ATGACGGTAGCCCCCAAAAAACATCTTGGGCAACATTTTTTAAAAGACGAAAATATTGCCCGCAACATAGCCCAAAGCCTTAGTGGAGAAGGGTACAAACAGGTGCTTGAAGTTGGCCCCGGTATGGGCGTGCTTACCCAATTCTTATTGCAAGATACCCGCTTTGAAACGTGGTGTATTGAGATTGACACAGAATCGGTGGCGTATTTAAAACAACACTATCCGCAACTGCAAGGCAGGTTATTGGAAGAAGATTTTTTAAAAATCCACCTGCAAAAATACCTTACCGAACCGTTTGCGCTGGCAGGTAATTTCCCTTACAACATCAGCAGCCAGATAATATTTAAAATGCTGGATAACCGCCACCAAATACCCGAGCTGGTGGGGATGTTTCAAAAAGAAGTGGCCGAACGTTTTAATGCAAAACCTCGCACCAAAGCCTACGGCATCTTATCGGTATTGTTGCAAACCTATTACGATACCGAATATTTATTTACCGTACACGAACACGTTTTCAATCCTCCGCCAAAAGTAAAATCAGGCGTGGTGCGCATTGTACGCAACCAACGGCAGCAGTTAGAGTGCGACGAAAGCCTGTTTAAAGACGTAATAAAAACAGCCTTTAACCAACGCCGCAAAACCATGCGAAACAGTTTAAAGAAATTTAACCTGCCCGATGAGGTGTTTGTCAACACTGATTTTGCTAAATTGCGGCCAGAAGAACTAAACGTTCAGGAATTTATTACCCTCACCCGATTGGTGCAAGAACACCGCAGGGCATAA
- the mgtE gene encoding magnesium transporter: MSELLTKGLKADIKTYLAQGDMDKLRLLLNELYPEDIAELFFTLTTEEMQEVLELLSKEDAVSTLSSLDEDLRVKLLKLYTPDHIAKEFVDYMDSDDAADLLNDLPADMAEEIIALLTDDEQARNVTSLLRYKEDTAGGLMAKELIKVNIDWTLAECVEEIRKQAENVEVVYSVYVIDSKNRLKGIVSLKSIMLSPAHEKVGSIYNPDIQEVTTHTPGEQVAQIMNKYGLVVLPVVDALGRLMGRITIDDVVDFIKEEADKDYQLMSGISEDVELTDKVWILSRARLPWLLIGLLGGIASSRVVGLYEGELVIHPQMAFFMPLVAAMGGNAGVQSSAIVVQGLANNTMGTKDIMPKLGKEFMVALINGLICSLVILGYNFIIGSPQSLSLTVGTALLSVIIFASILGMVVPLLLDKAKIDPALATGPFITTTNDLLGLGIYFTIGQMIL, from the coding sequence ATGTCTGAATTGCTCACCAAAGGCCTCAAGGCAGATATAAAAACCTACCTCGCCCAAGGCGATATGGATAAGCTGCGCTTGCTGCTTAATGAGCTGTACCCCGAAGATATTGCCGAATTATTTTTTACCCTCACCACCGAAGAGATGCAAGAGGTGCTTGAGCTGCTTTCGAAAGAAGATGCAGTAAGCACGCTTAGTTCTTTGGATGAAGACTTGAGGGTGAAACTGTTAAAGCTGTACACCCCCGACCATATTGCCAAGGAGTTTGTGGATTACATGGACTCTGACGACGCAGCGGATTTGCTGAACGACCTGCCTGCCGACATGGCCGAGGAGATTATTGCCTTGCTTACCGATGATGAGCAAGCCCGTAACGTTACCTCGCTGTTGCGGTACAAAGAAGATACGGCGGGTGGTTTGATGGCAAAGGAATTGATAAAAGTAAATATCGATTGGACACTTGCCGAGTGTGTGGAAGAGATACGTAAACAAGCCGAAAACGTAGAGGTGGTGTACTCTGTGTATGTGATAGACAGCAAAAACCGTTTAAAAGGTATCGTATCGCTTAAAAGCATTATGCTTTCTCCTGCCCACGAAAAAGTAGGCAGCATATACAACCCCGATATACAGGAGGTTACCACGCACACTCCGGGTGAGCAGGTAGCACAAATAATGAACAAATACGGCTTGGTAGTATTACCCGTTGTGGATGCGCTGGGCAGGTTGATGGGACGTATTACCATTGACGACGTAGTTGACTTTATTAAAGAAGAAGCCGACAAAGATTATCAGTTGATGTCAGGTATCAGCGAGGACGTTGAGCTTACCGATAAGGTATGGATACTTAGCCGCGCGCGTTTACCTTGGCTATTGATAGGTTTGCTGGGTGGTATTGCCAGCAGCCGTGTAGTAGGTTTATACGAAGGCGAGTTGGTGATACATCCCCAAATGGCCTTCTTTATGCCCCTTGTAGCGGCCATGGGCGGTAATGCTGGGGTACAATCGTCGGCTATCGTTGTGCAAGGCCTAGCCAACAACACCATGGGCACCAAAGACATTATGCCTAAATTGGGTAAAGAGTTTATGGTGGCCCTTATTAATGGTCTTATCTGCTCATTGGTGATATTGGGGTATAACTTTATTATCGGCAGTCCTCAAAGTCTTAGCCTCACCGTTGGTACGGCATTACTTTCCGTTATCATATTCGCATCAATTTTGGGCATGGTAGTTCCCCTTTTACTGGATAAAGCCAAAATCGACCCCGCACTTGCCACCGGTCCGTTTATAACCACCACCAACGATTTATTGGGCTTGGGTATCTATTTCACAATTGGTCAAATGATACTGTAG
- a CDS encoding PAS domain-containing protein, which produces MTEEEFKALSLLHTNDFVSLHKVNGKTLYVSSNCERITGYTSTEFKSHNPYDFFHPEDVMAIEKNTFPLLLGNQEETITEFRFKKKNQKYSWFEVKGRPIKNEAGDVVFMLSIARDISQLKEYLDRIRQKEAMLFEAGKMARIGAWELEIETETLHWSRMTYEIHELEQGKIPKLEEAINFYAPEARPIITKAVQDAIEKGIPYDLKLPFITAKGNELWVRAIGKPEHQEGKTPRLFGVFQDITQEVEQQLQQKALINQLTTQKQQLQEYNQIVSHNLRSPVSSLNALLHFISKTEDQEEKNKIIENIKEVTSSLNNLLEELVDAVKVINNEELVFEEVSVTTAVAGVKNMLDGSIKELDAQLTVNTDAWETVHFPKLYFNSILLNLISNSLKYYSPSRKPEIIITTGYEGKAKTLSISDNGLGIDLARHKDKVFKLHKTFHRQRPGKGLGLFMTRNQIQSTGGSISVESEVDKGTTFKIVFNNYHVYEHEA; this is translated from the coding sequence ATGACCGAAGAAGAGTTTAAAGCACTGAGTCTATTGCATACCAACGACTTTGTAAGTCTGCACAAAGTCAATGGGAAAACTTTGTATGTGAGCTCTAATTGCGAACGGATAACAGGGTATACCTCCACCGAGTTTAAAAGCCACAATCCATACGACTTTTTTCATCCTGAAGATGTAATGGCAATTGAAAAAAACACATTTCCATTGTTGTTAGGTAATCAGGAAGAAACCATCACCGAATTCAGGTTCAAAAAGAAAAATCAAAAATACTCTTGGTTTGAAGTTAAAGGAAGGCCCATAAAGAACGAAGCGGGTGATGTTGTATTTATGCTTTCAATCGCGCGTGACATTTCTCAGTTGAAAGAATATCTGGATAGAATACGGCAAAAAGAAGCCATGCTTTTTGAGGCGGGTAAAATGGCTCGTATCGGTGCTTGGGAACTAGAAATAGAGACTGAAACGCTGCATTGGAGCCGTATGACGTATGAAATACACGAGCTTGAACAAGGCAAAATACCCAAGCTGGAGGAAGCAATTAATTTTTATGCCCCCGAAGCGCGGCCGATAATAACTAAAGCTGTACAAGACGCAATTGAAAAAGGCATTCCATACGACTTAAAACTACCGTTTATTACTGCTAAAGGCAACGAGCTTTGGGTACGTGCCATTGGTAAACCTGAACATCAAGAGGGCAAAACCCCCAGATTATTTGGGGTATTTCAGGACATAACCCAAGAAGTAGAGCAACAACTGCAACAAAAAGCATTGATTAATCAGCTTACTACCCAAAAGCAGCAATTGCAAGAGTACAACCAAATAGTGTCGCACAACTTGCGTAGCCCTGTTTCAAGCCTTAATGCGTTACTTCATTTTATCAGTAAAACCGAAGACCAGGAAGAGAAAAACAAAATAATAGAGAACATAAAAGAGGTTACATCCTCACTAAACAACCTGCTGGAAGAATTGGTAGACGCCGTTAAAGTGATAAACAATGAGGAGCTGGTGTTTGAAGAAGTAAGTGTAACAACAGCTGTAGCGGGAGTTAAAAATATGCTCGACGGCAGCATAAAAGAACTGGACGCACAATTAACTGTAAATACCGATGCTTGGGAAACCGTGCATTTTCCCAAACTGTATTTCAATAGCATATTGCTCAACCTTATCAGCAATTCTCTTAAATACTACTCACCTTCGCGTAAACCCGAAATTATAATCACCACGGGCTATGAAGGCAAGGCCAAAACCCTTAGCATTAGCGACAACGGCTTGGGTATTGATTTGGCAAGGCACAAAGACAAAGTATTTAAACTGCATAAAACGTTTCACAGGCAAAGGCCGGGTAAAGGCTTGGGTCTTTTTATGACCCGCAACCAAATACAATCAACCGGCGGCAGTATTTCTGTTGAAAGCGAAGTAGATAAGGGCACCACCTTTAAAATAGTATTTAATAATTACCACGTATACGAACATGAAGCCTAA
- a CDS encoding response regulator, which produces MKPNIISVVDDDRIQQYAMTKTIESTRRIKKVLVFSDGEEAYEHLSKNIALADELPDVIFLDLNMPYMDGWEFLDEFANLKPRLPKKIIIYVVSSSVSEMDMNRAKEISDVTDYIVKPITMGRFDAILSSIENL; this is translated from the coding sequence ATGAAGCCTAATATAATTAGTGTTGTTGACGACGACAGAATACAACAGTATGCGATGACGAAAACCATCGAATCGACCAGAAGGATTAAAAAAGTACTGGTGTTTTCTGACGGTGAGGAGGCATACGAACATTTGAGTAAGAACATTGCGCTTGCCGATGAATTACCCGATGTAATTTTTCTGGATTTAAATATGCCTTACATGGATGGCTGGGAATTTTTAGATGAGTTTGCCAACCTTAAACCCAGGCTTCCCAAAAAAATCATCATTTACGTTGTAAGCTCTTCGGTATCAGAAATGGATATGAACCGCGCCAAGGAAATATCAGACGTTACGGATTACATTGTGAAGCCGATAACGATGGGTAGGTTTGATGCGATACTTAGTAGTATAGAGAACTTGTAA
- a CDS encoding geranylgeranylglyceryl/heptaprenylglyceryl phosphate synthase codes for MQARILSQLQHKTQKGVKQLAVLIDPDFEQGLAKTIDICNRTQVDYIFVGGSLVTEGNTGRCVAAIKQHTDIPVLLFPGSTMQLTEQADALLLLSLISGRNPDLLIGKHVESAPFIKQSGLEVIPTGYMLIDGGKITSVQYISNTIPIPADKPDIAMATALAGELLGLKLIYMDAGSGAATPISEEIISRVKKTVNLPIIVGGGIRSSKQAVAAWNAGADVVVIGNAVEKDKTLIEELSEAAAEWQ; via the coding sequence ATGCAAGCCCGTATTTTAAGCCAACTACAACACAAAACCCAAAAAGGGGTGAAACAACTGGCCGTGCTGATAGACCCTGATTTTGAGCAGGGGCTTGCCAAAACCATTGATATTTGCAACCGCACACAAGTAGATTACATTTTTGTGGGCGGCAGCTTGGTAACCGAAGGCAATACCGGACGTTGTGTGGCCGCCATTAAGCAGCACACCGATATACCCGTATTATTGTTTCCCGGCAGCACCATGCAATTAACCGAGCAGGCCGATGCGCTGTTGTTACTTTCGCTGATATCAGGCCGTAACCCCGATTTACTAATCGGCAAACACGTTGAAAGCGCTCCGTTTATTAAGCAATCAGGTCTTGAGGTAATACCCACAGGCTATATGCTGATTGACGGCGGAAAAATCACCAGCGTACAATACATAAGCAACACCATCCCCATTCCTGCCGATAAACCCGATATTGCTATGGCAACCGCACTTGCAGGGGAATTATTAGGCTTGAAGTTGATATACATGGATGCAGGCAGTGGTGCCGCAACCCCGATTAGCGAAGAAATAATCAGCAGGGTTAAGAAAACCGTAAACCTGCCTATAATAGTTGGCGGGGGCATACGCAGCAGCAAGCAAGCCGTAGCCGCTTGGAATGCCGGAGCCGATGTAGTAGTGATAGGCAATGCGGTAGAGAAAGACAAAACCCTGATTGAAGAACTTTCAGAAGCCGCTGCTGAGTGGCAATAA
- a CDS encoding glycosyltransferase family 4 protein: MAINTSNVVIAINTRFLLKNKLEGIGRFTYETVKLLVKQHPEHTFIFIFDRKYDPEFVFAKNIIPVVIPPPARHPVLWYLWFEWSIPLVLKKYKPDVFLSPDGYLSLRTRVPQIPVMHDLAFIHRPDDIGKLVRNYYNHYFPKFAKKAARIATVSEYSKQDIAKQYGITPEKIDAVYNGVSNKFFPLSEEQKIQVRQKTTGGKPYFVFVGALQPRKNISNLLKAFDAFKQTDTPNTQLVIVGRKAWQTEEMDTVFEAMKFKNDVVFTGRLSDEDLSATIAAGISMVYVAFFEGFGLPITEAFKCHVPVITSNTSSMPEVAGDAGLLVDPFSVQSIADALQQMASNAELRHNLTQKAIERSEVFTWEKTATLLWQSIEQVVNNGTKTKLAN; encoded by the coding sequence GTGGCAATAAACACAAGCAACGTGGTAATAGCCATCAATACACGGTTTCTTTTAAAAAACAAGCTGGAAGGGATAGGCCGTTTTACCTACGAAACCGTTAAACTGCTTGTAAAACAACATCCTGAACATACTTTTATTTTCATTTTCGATAGGAAGTACGACCCTGAATTTGTGTTTGCCAAAAACATAATTCCGGTAGTTATCCCCCCGCCTGCAAGGCACCCTGTTTTGTGGTACTTGTGGTTTGAGTGGAGCATCCCCCTCGTACTTAAAAAATACAAACCCGATGTATTTTTATCGCCCGATGGATATTTAAGCCTGCGCACCCGCGTACCTCAAATACCTGTAATGCACGATTTGGCCTTTATTCACCGCCCTGATGATATAGGTAAGTTGGTTCGCAACTATTACAACCATTACTTCCCCAAGTTTGCCAAAAAAGCAGCCCGCATAGCCACAGTTTCAGAATATTCGAAACAAGACATTGCCAAACAATACGGCATAACCCCCGAAAAAATTGATGCGGTGTACAACGGAGTCAGTAACAAGTTTTTTCCGTTAAGCGAGGAACAAAAAATCCAAGTACGCCAAAAAACAACGGGCGGCAAACCCTATTTTGTGTTTGTAGGCGCGTTGCAGCCCCGCAAAAATATCAGCAATTTGCTAAAGGCGTTTGATGCGTTTAAGCAAACCGATACCCCAAACACCCAGTTGGTAATAGTAGGACGCAAGGCATGGCAAACCGAGGAAATGGACACGGTTTTTGAGGCCATGAAGTTTAAGAACGACGTGGTTTTTACCGGCCGCCTTAGCGATGAAGACCTGTCTGCTACCATTGCCGCCGGCATTAGCATGGTGTATGTAGCCTTTTTTGAAGGGTTTGGCTTACCCATTACCGAGGCGTTTAAATGCCACGTGCCGGTTATCACCTCAAACACATCTTCAATGCCTGAAGTAGCAGGGGATGCAGGGTTGTTGGTCGACCCTTTTTCTGTGCAAAGTATAGCCGATGCCTTGCAGCAAATGGCAAGCAACGCCGAATTACGGCACAACCTCACCCAAAAAGCGATTGAGCGCAGCGAGGTGTTTACTTGGGAAAAAACCGCTACTTTGCTGTGGCAAAGCATTGAACAAGTAGTAAACAATGGCACTAAAACTAAGCTTGCAAACTGA
- a CDS encoding ribonuclease HII translates to MALKLSLQTEVPEAGCDEAGRGCLAGPVYAAAVILPPKFKNKLLTDSKQLTEAQRDSLRPIIEQEALAWAVGICSVEEIDEINILNASIKAMHKALAQLTPQPGMIAVDGNRFKSYQNIPHQTVIKGDGLYMNIAAASILAKTHRDECMVKLAAEYPEFNWAQNKGYATLAHRKLLIANGPTPHHRKSFKLKEAQLSIF, encoded by the coding sequence ATGGCACTAAAACTAAGCTTGCAAACTGAGGTACCCGAAGCGGGTTGCGACGAGGCAGGGCGCGGATGCCTTGCAGGTCCGGTGTATGCGGCAGCCGTTATTCTTCCGCCAAAGTTTAAAAACAAATTACTGACCGACTCTAAACAACTTACCGAAGCACAGCGCGATAGCCTGCGCCCTATTATTGAGCAAGAGGCACTGGCTTGGGCAGTGGGCATTTGCAGTGTTGAAGAGATTGACGAAATAAATATCCTTAACGCCTCTATAAAGGCCATGCACAAAGCATTGGCGCAACTAACGCCCCAACCGGGTATGATTGCGGTTGATGGTAACCGTTTTAAAAGCTATCAGAACATTCCCCACCAAACAGTAATTAAAGGCGACGGTTTGTACATGAACATTGCGGCGGCATCCATATTGGCTAAAACCCACCGCGACGAGTGCATGGTGAAACTTGCTGCCGAATATCCTGAGTTTAACTGGGCACAGAACAAAGGCTATGCAACCCTTGCCCACCGCAAGCTGCTTATTGCCAACGGCCCTACTCCCCACCACCGCAAGAGTTTTAAGCTAAAAGAAGCCCAACTCAGTATTTTTTAG